In one Erinaceus europaeus chromosome 3, mEriEur2.1, whole genome shotgun sequence genomic region, the following are encoded:
- the LOC103123264 gene encoding beta-2-microglobulin-like has product MGHLRTVALDLLLSLAILEAVQCSPRVQVYLRHPVENGKLNYLNCYVSGFHPPQIEIELLKNGEKMTSEQSDLSFSKDWPFYLLVHSSFTPNGKDKYACHVTHETLSTPLTIEWDPDN; this is encoded by the coding sequence ATGGGTCATCTGAGAACTGTGGCGCTGGACCTGCTGCTTTCCCTGGCCATCTTGGAGGCTGTCCAATGTTCTCCAAGGGTTCAGGTTTATTTACGTCACCCAGTAGAGAATGGTAAACTGAATTACCTCAACTGCTATGTGTCTGGGTTCCATCCACCCCAGATTGAAATTGAACTTCTAAAGAATGGGGAGAAAATGACCTCGGAGCAGTCAGACTTGTCTTTTAGCAAGGATTGGCCTTTCTATCTTCTGGTTCATTCTAGCTTCACTCCTAATGGAAAAGATAAATACGCTTGCCATGTGACTCATGAAACTCTCTCAACCCCCCTGACCATTGAATGGGATCCTGACAACTAA